A single Thermococcus sp. DNA region contains:
- the hisIE gene encoding bifunctional phosphoribosyl-AMP cyclohydrolase/phosphoribosyl-ATP diphosphatase HisIE, which yields MSLEELIEKVDWEKNGGIVPVVVQDTKGEVLTLAYMDREALRRTLETGYAHYYSRSQKRVRMKGEVSGNTQKVREIRIDCDNDALLLIVEQKGVACHTGNYSCFYRKLGEPERVLPMDYSLTILRELEELIRKRKENPVESSYTSRLFKEGRERIYKKFGEEAVEVLVAETREGLIYETADMLYHLLVLLAYNDVSLGEVMAELRRRRK from the coding sequence ATGAGCCTTGAAGAGCTAATCGAAAAAGTTGACTGGGAGAAGAACGGTGGAATCGTTCCCGTTGTTGTCCAAGACACCAAAGGAGAAGTCCTTACACTGGCTTACATGGACAGGGAAGCCCTTAGGAGGACCCTTGAAACAGGTTACGCCCACTACTACTCCCGCTCTCAAAAGAGAGTTAGAATGAAGGGAGAAGTAAGCGGAAACACCCAGAAGGTGAGGGAGATTAGAATAGACTGTGACAACGACGCCCTGCTCCTGATAGTGGAGCAAAAAGGAGTCGCCTGCCACACTGGGAACTACTCATGCTTCTACAGAAAGCTCGGCGAACCGGAGAGGGTTTTGCCGATGGACTACTCCCTGACAATCCTAAGGGAACTTGAAGAGCTTATAAGGAAGAGAAAGGAAAATCCCGTGGAGAGTTCTTACACATCGAGGCTCTTCAAAGAGGGTAGGGAGAGGATTTACAAGAAGTTTGGTGAGGAAGCGGTAGAAGTTCTCGTGGCGGAAACCAGAGAGGGGTTAATCTACGAGACGGCCGATATGCTCTACCACCTGCTCGTTCTCCTCGCTTACAACGACGTTTCCCTCGGGGAGGTTATGGCCGAATTGAGGAGGCGGAGGAAATGA
- the hisH gene encoding imidazole glycerol phosphate synthase subunit HisH produces MGVIAIVDLGIGNLANVRKALGGVITDDPYEIERAEKLVLPGVGNFGAVVEKLEPLRGVILDAINEGKPFLGICLGLQLLFQESEESPGKPGLGVFEGRVVKFQGVRTPHIGWNQLWKRKECPLFEGIKDGAYFYFVHSYYAVPGEDVIAGVTDYESKGKKVVFTSAVCRENIYAVQFHPEKSGKNGLILMRNFRRL; encoded by the coding sequence GTGGGGGTGATAGCGATAGTGGATTTGGGTATAGGTAACCTCGCCAACGTTAGAAAGGCCCTTGGGGGAGTTATCACAGACGACCCCTACGAGATAGAAAGGGCAGAAAAGCTCGTTCTCCCTGGGGTTGGTAACTTTGGTGCGGTGGTTGAGAAGCTCGAACCCCTCAGGGGCGTCATACTCGACGCGATAAACGAGGGGAAGCCATTCCTTGGGATATGCCTCGGTCTCCAGCTACTCTTCCAGGAAAGTGAGGAAAGTCCGGGAAAGCCGGGCCTTGGGGTCTTTGAGGGGAGAGTCGTTAAGTTTCAGGGCGTTAGGACGCCACACATAGGCTGGAACCAGCTGTGGAAAAGGAAGGAATGCCCCCTCTTTGAGGGGATAAAGGACGGTGCTTACTTCTACTTCGTTCATTCCTACTATGCGGTGCCTGGAGAGGACGTGATTGCCGGAGTTACGGACTACGAATCCAAGGGAAAGAAGGTAGTCTTCACTTCCGCCGTCTGCAGAGAGAACATTTACGCGGTGCAATTTCACCCGGAAAAAAGCGGGAAGAACGGCTTAATCCTGATGAGAAACTTCAGGAGGCTTTGA
- the hisB gene encoding imidazoleglycerol-phosphate dehydratase HisB, whose translation MKRETRETSVEVQLGVEGSIETNDRVLDHLLVTLFHYMGKKVSIRATYDLRHHLWEDVGITLGEELRSKLPEKFARFGSAIMPMDDALVIVAVDISGRPYVSVELSYGEGETGFEKALVREFLWGLARSLRATIHVKTLSGINAHHVIEATFKGLGKALGEAVGESEKLESTKGLLEVWG comes from the coding sequence ATGAAGAGGGAAACGAGGGAAACGAGCGTGGAGGTTCAGCTTGGGGTGGAAGGAAGTATTGAGACGAACGATAGAGTGCTCGACCACCTATTGGTTACGCTCTTCCACTACATGGGAAAGAAAGTCAGCATCAGGGCCACCTACGACCTAAGGCACCACCTCTGGGAGGACGTCGGCATAACCCTCGGGGAAGAACTACGTTCCAAACTGCCAGAAAAGTTTGCGCGCTTCGGGAGCGCGATAATGCCCATGGACGATGCCCTTGTTATCGTTGCCGTGGACATCTCAGGAAGGCCATACGTAAGCGTCGAACTCTCCTACGGGGAGGGGGAAACGGGCTTCGAGAAGGCCCTCGTGAGGGAGTTCCTCTGGGGGCTGGCGCGCTCCCTCAGAGCGACAATCCACGTGAAGACCCTGAGCGGGATTAACGCGCACCACGTAATCGAGGCGACCTTCAAGGGACTCGGCAAAGCTCTTGGAGAGGCAGTTGGGGAGAGCGAGAAACTGGAGAGCACGAAAGGTCTGCTGGAGGTGTGGGGGTGA
- the hisG gene encoding ATP phosphoribosyltransferase, producing the protein MRFVLPKGRLLKGSLEVLRKAGYDVQKPGKRRLIEGFNGNEVLIARAFDVPVYVEHGVDVGISGSDVVEERKSDVFVPLELPFGKCRLSLAMPRERVVSPEEMDGYRVATKYENITREYFSKLGVEVEILKLSGSVELAPKVGIADAIVDIVETGETLRANGLVEVEKVMDVSAQLLVNRISQKTKFEEINELVFSIKEMIENEL; encoded by the coding sequence ATGAGGTTCGTCCTGCCTAAGGGCCGTCTCCTCAAGGGTTCCCTTGAAGTCCTGAGAAAAGCCGGTTACGATGTCCAAAAGCCCGGCAAGAGACGGCTCATTGAGGGGTTCAACGGCAATGAAGTTTTAATCGCGAGAGCCTTCGACGTTCCTGTCTACGTTGAACACGGGGTTGATGTTGGCATTTCGGGAAGTGATGTCGTTGAAGAACGGAAAAGCGACGTTTTCGTCCCGCTGGAGCTCCCATTCGGAAAGTGCCGTCTTAGTCTTGCCATGCCCCGGGAAAGGGTCGTCTCACCGGAGGAAATGGACGGCTACAGGGTTGCCACCAAATACGAGAACATAACGAGGGAGTACTTCTCAAAGCTGGGCGTTGAGGTGGAAATCCTGAAGCTCAGCGGGAGCGTGGAGCTGGCACCAAAGGTTGGCATAGCCGATGCAATCGTTGACATAGTGGAAACCGGGGAAACACTGAGGGCAAACGGCCTCGTTGAAGTTGAGAAGGTCATGGACGTTTCGGCCCAGCTCCTCGTCAACAGGATTTCCCAGAAGACCAAGTTTGAGGAGATAAACGAGCTTGTTTTTTCGATAAAGGAGATGATTGAAAATGAATTATGA
- the hisD gene encoding histidinol dehydrogenase: MNYELESYVAEILRDIRERGIEAVREYSRRFDGFDGPFRVSEEEFREAEEVIPEKDREIIERTIKRLWDYHKRQKPKDELFIKNGSLYGLIYRPIGRIGIYVPGGKPLPSTLMMVAVPAKIAGVKEIAVTIPPKDEKVNPYVLYVAKKLGISEVYKLGGVQAIGAMAYGIGMEKVDKIFGPGNRFVNEAKRQVFGVVGIDSLAGPSEIAVIANESADKEYVLADLLSQLEHGKDSRAWLLTTSRELAEYCSRDGIEVILCETLEECAKKVNEIAPEHLEIITENPMRIVDLIENAGAIYLGPYTPVPSADYFLGVNHVLPTGGTARFSGVLTVMDFLKPITLAMVSREEFLAERELGLRLAEIEGMELHRRSMEVRK, from the coding sequence ATGAATTATGAGCTTGAAAGTTACGTCGCCGAGATACTCAGGGACATACGCGAAAGAGGAATCGAAGCCGTTAGGGAGTATTCCAGAAGGTTTGACGGTTTTGACGGCCCCTTCAGGGTTAGCGAGGAGGAGTTCCGAGAGGCGGAGGAAGTTATCCCTGAGAAGGACAGGGAAATTATCGAGAGAACAATCAAAAGGCTCTGGGACTATCACAAAAGGCAAAAACCAAAGGATGAGCTTTTCATTAAAAACGGTTCGCTTTACGGCCTCATATACCGGCCAATAGGAAGGATAGGCATCTACGTCCCCGGCGGAAAACCCCTGCCCTCAACCCTCATGATGGTCGCAGTTCCAGCTAAGATAGCCGGCGTTAAGGAGATTGCCGTTACAATCCCGCCGAAGGACGAGAAGGTGAACCCCTACGTTCTCTACGTTGCCAAAAAGCTCGGCATAAGCGAGGTCTACAAGCTCGGCGGTGTTCAGGCGATAGGGGCTATGGCCTACGGCATCGGCATGGAGAAGGTTGACAAGATATTCGGGCCCGGAAACAGGTTCGTGAACGAGGCCAAGAGACAGGTCTTCGGCGTTGTGGGAATAGACAGCCTCGCTGGACCTTCGGAAATAGCGGTGATAGCGAATGAAAGCGCGGATAAGGAGTACGTTTTGGCGGATTTACTCAGCCAGCTTGAGCACGGAAAGGACAGCAGGGCCTGGCTTCTAACGACCTCCAGAGAGCTCGCCGAGTACTGCTCGCGCGACGGGATAGAAGTAATCCTCTGCGAGACCCTTGAGGAGTGTGCCAAGAAAGTCAACGAGATAGCGCCGGAGCACCTTGAGATAATAACCGAGAACCCGATGAGAATAGTTGACCTCATTGAAAACGCCGGTGCGATTTACCTTGGGCCTTATACACCGGTTCCTTCAGCCGACTATTTCTTGGGTGTCAACCACGTCCTTCCAACGGGAGGGACGGCCAGGTTCAGCGGTGTCCTGACGGTTATGGATTTTCTTAAGCCGATAACCCTCGCAATGGTTAGCAGGGAGGAGTTCTTAGCGGAGAGGGAGCTGGGCCTTCGCTTGGCTGAGATTGAGGGCATGGAACTCCACAGGAGGAGCATGGAGGTGAGGAAATGA
- the hisF gene encoding imidazole glycerol phosphate synthase subunit HisF, whose protein sequence is MLAKRIIAALDIREGRVVKGIRFRNIRDAGNPVELAKRYEREGIDEIVFLDITASYEKRGILLNLVEKIAGEIYVPFTVGGGIKTLEEAKEIIKRGADKVFINTAAVNRPELVREIASVVGTANLVVAIDAKWNGSFWEVYTHGGRKARGIDAVEWAKTVERLGAGEILLTSMDTDGTKEGFDIPLTKAVASAVDIPVIASGGAGKPEHFYEAFKAGAEAGLAASIFHYNEYTVGELKRFLAERGIPVRLDY, encoded by the coding sequence ATGCTCGCGAAGAGAATAATCGCGGCACTCGACATAAGGGAAGGCCGGGTCGTGAAGGGGATCAGGTTCAGGAACATACGGGATGCCGGCAATCCCGTTGAGCTCGCCAAACGCTATGAGAGGGAGGGCATAGACGAGATAGTTTTCCTCGACATCACGGCCTCTTACGAGAAGAGGGGGATACTCCTCAACCTCGTTGAGAAGATTGCGGGGGAGATATACGTCCCCTTCACCGTCGGGGGAGGCATAAAAACCCTCGAAGAGGCCAAGGAGATAATCAAACGCGGTGCCGATAAGGTGTTCATAAACACCGCCGCCGTAAATAGGCCCGAGCTTGTGAGGGAGATAGCGAGCGTCGTTGGAACCGCTAACCTTGTGGTGGCAATAGACGCGAAGTGGAACGGCTCCTTCTGGGAGGTCTACACCCACGGGGGGAGGAAAGCGAGGGGGATTGACGCTGTAGAATGGGCAAAAACCGTTGAACGACTCGGAGCGGGTGAGATACTCCTTACGAGCATGGACACCGATGGAACCAAGGAGGGCTTTGACATACCGCTGACGAAAGCCGTCGCAAGTGCCGTTGATATTCCTGTGATAGCCTCTGGGGGAGCCGGAAAACCAGAGCACTTCTACGAGGCCTTTAAAGCAGGAGCCGAGGCTGGTCTGGCAGCATCAATATTCCACTACAACGAATACACCGTCGGCGAACTGAAGAGGTTCTTAGCTGAGAGGGGAATCCCCGTAAGGCTAGATTATTGA
- the hisA gene encoding 1-(5-phosphoribosyl)-5-((5-phosphoribosylamino)methylideneamino)imidazole-4-carboxamide isomerase: MEVYPAIDLMSGKAVRLYKGRKDKVRVYGDPVEIAQRFAEFVDKIHVVDLDGAFEGFPKNLDVVGRIIQETGLRVQLGGGLRSYEAIAKAYEIGVENAIIGTKAFDIAFLERITQDFEGITVSLDSRGGRIAVKGWVESGLEVREAYEILREYVDRFIYTSVERDGTLTGIEEIERFWENEEFIYAGGVSSADDLRKLREIGFSGVIVGKALYEGLVSLEELLEVARCSRRE, encoded by the coding sequence ATGGAGGTATATCCAGCAATAGACCTCATGAGCGGAAAGGCCGTGAGACTCTACAAAGGCAGAAAAGACAAGGTCAGGGTCTACGGCGACCCCGTTGAGATAGCCCAGCGTTTTGCCGAGTTCGTTGATAAGATTCACGTCGTTGACCTCGATGGGGCCTTTGAGGGCTTCCCGAAGAACCTCGACGTAGTCGGGAGAATAATCCAAGAAACCGGCTTGAGGGTTCAGCTGGGTGGAGGGCTGAGAAGCTATGAAGCAATCGCTAAAGCCTACGAAATCGGTGTCGAGAACGCCATAATAGGCACGAAGGCCTTCGATATAGCCTTTCTGGAGCGAATCACTCAGGACTTCGAGGGGATAACTGTAAGCCTTGACTCCAGGGGAGGAAGAATAGCTGTGAAGGGCTGGGTTGAAAGCGGTCTGGAGGTCAGAGAGGCCTACGAGATTCTGAGGGAGTACGTGGACAGGTTCATTTACACCTCCGTTGAGCGGGACGGAACGCTCACCGGGATAGAGGAAATCGAGCGCTTCTGGGAAAACGAGGAGTTCATCTACGCGGGAGGAGTTTCAAGTGCCGATGACCTGAGAAAGCTCCGGGAAATCGGGTTCTCCGGCGTTATTGTTGGGAAGGCCCTTTACGAGGGTTTGGTGTCTCTGGAGGAGCTTCTGGAGGTGGCAAGATGCTCGCGAAGAGAATAA